A stretch of the Coprobacillus cateniformis genome encodes the following:
- a CDS encoding alpha/beta hydrolase, whose amino-acid sequence MNQLSKKINEGVSVYKNSHSPSGYTATFIYKPTQDIIKVSLTGPFFYIDPNMDLYDKDNIFTPHEYRNGMYASSLAPGTFQRNYIEDMIYDPELSIYRLDIPITSGAFPYSYIITYQDYTQETIDDPANPSPSKMNNQSYYKNASLKQSIVYGYYDKMKQSQSPYLDYVLPSKKKNGSLFFVKYEGNLSKNQDLGIYLPSNYNENTQPYKVIYASHGYTGNETDWFSMGNIHHIIDNFNEQVIVVTMENSSYELDFMKMYERIGMVEDNIINYIIPYIEKNYNVSKKASDRAFCGISMGAMITTYMYFDYPEYFGYFGAFSGFDSRAISQKCKKYIPVFYTTIGTCDTGSTAILANPNGVKIKYENFLEWNQQNQVENVIDGGHIPGAHDWSVWQISFMKFISEICWKK is encoded by the coding sequence ATGAATCAATTATCAAAAAAAATTAATGAAGGAGTTTCTGTATATAAAAATTCACATTCACCTAGTGGATATACTGCAACTTTTATATATAAACCTACACAAGATATTATAAAAGTCAGTCTTACTGGTCCATTTTTTTATATTGATCCAAATATGGATTTATATGATAAAGACAATATTTTTACACCTCATGAATATAGGAATGGAATGTATGCCTCAAGTCTTGCCCCTGGAACATTCCAAAGAAACTACATAGAAGACATGATATATGATCCAGAATTATCTATTTATAGACTCGATATACCTATTACAAGTGGAGCATTTCCTTACAGTTATATTATCACTTATCAGGATTATACTCAGGAGACAATTGATGATCCAGCTAATCCATCACCTTCAAAAATGAATAACCAAAGTTATTATAAAAATGCTTCATTAAAGCAAAGTATCGTCTATGGATATTATGATAAAATGAAACAGTCTCAATCACCATATTTAGATTACGTATTACCATCAAAAAAGAAAAATGGTTCATTATTTTTTGTTAAATATGAAGGAAATCTTTCTAAAAACCAAGATTTAGGAATATATTTACCTTCAAATTACAATGAAAACACTCAACCTTATAAAGTTATTTATGCTAGTCATGGATATACAGGAAACGAAACTGATTGGTTTTCTATGGGTAATATTCATCATATTATTGACAATTTCAATGAACAAGTTATTGTTGTTACAATGGAAAATAGTAGCTATGAATTAGATTTTATGAAAATGTATGAAAGAATTGGAATGGTTGAAGATAATATTATCAATTATATTATACCTTATATAGAAAAAAACTATAATGTTTCTAAAAAAGCAAGTGATCGTGCCTTTTGTGGTATATCTATGGGAGCAATGATTACAACATATATGTATTTTGATTATCCTGAATATTTTGGATACTTTGGCGCATTTTCAGGATTTGATAGTCGAGCAATTAGTCAAAAATGCAAAAAATACATTCCTGTATTTTATACAACTATTGGCACATGTGATACAGGTTCAACAGCTATTTTAGCTAATCCAAATGGAGTTAAAATTAAATATGAGAATTTTCTAGAATGGAATCAACAAAATCAAGTCGAAAACGTTATAGATGGTGGACATATTCCAGGAGCACATGATTGGTCAGTTTGGCAAATTTCGTTTATGAAATTTATAAGTGAAATTTGCTGGAAAAAATAG
- a CDS encoding sigma-70 family RNA polymerase sigma factor, translated as MRVKNDYSKNYFWKIRNSKTQQYKFYLRPHGKLVEVDEDVFKVCYNSYKKIIRDNVKDNQARLISLDANIRNDVTYLDVVSDDKSMNIENQYKVSMVLNEIDKLSPDDKELITNLLVQEKTERELAKQLHVSQSTIHKRKNNILKKLRKKLND; from the coding sequence ATGAGAGTGAAAAATGATTATAGTAAAAATTATTTTTGGAAAATTAGAAATTCTAAAACTCAACAATATAAATTTTATTTAAGACCACATGGAAAACTTGTAGAAGTTGATGAAGATGTATTTAAAGTTTGTTATAACAGCTATAAAAAAATAATAAGAGATAATGTCAAAGATAATCAAGCTAGACTTATAAGTTTAGATGCCAATATACGTAATGATGTTACATATTTAGATGTTGTTTCGGATGATAAAAGTATGAATATAGAGAATCAGTATAAAGTTTCAATGGTACTTAATGAAATTGATAAGTTAAGCCCTGATGATAAAGAACTCATTACCAATCTTCTTGTACAGGAGAAGACAGAAAGAGAACTAGCAAAACAGTTACATGTATCTCAAAGTACTATTCATAAAAGAAAAAATAATATTTTAAAGAAATTAAGAAAAAAATTGAATGATTAG
- a CDS encoding HAD hydrolase family protein, whose amino-acid sequence MSRKIIFFDADGTIINKTFISSQTVASVNQLKMNGHIPVLATGRARKSIQQIVDILDLKYLICSSGNHIIINDQVIFQNYLSYNELQEIVCYFDLFGLRYTLECADFNYIQKGTEDLHLKRMMFLNRGEIDIENLKESFQQNYRFIKDLKSLKVQKIHWYEDPIMYYENPSPLDYQNIFDYFHNKYQVVPIMGNPLSIHGEISKKGVSKKSGMEKVLEYFHADIIDTYAIGDDYNDLEMLQYAKHTIAMGQAPREIKEVCEFITDDIYHEGFTKAMNHYQLINGD is encoded by the coding sequence ATGAGTCGAAAAATTATCTTTTTTGATGCTGATGGAACAATTATTAATAAAACATTTATTTCATCTCAGACAGTAGCATCCGTTAATCAACTAAAAATGAATGGACATATTCCAGTCCTAGCTACTGGAAGGGCTAGAAAGTCTATTCAACAGATTGTAGATATATTGGATTTGAAATATTTGATTTGTTCTAGTGGAAATCATATTATCATAAATGATCAAGTTATTTTTCAAAACTATTTATCTTATAATGAATTGCAGGAAATTGTTTGTTATTTTGACCTGTTTGGACTAAGGTATACTTTGGAATGTGCAGATTTTAATTATATTCAAAAAGGAACCGAAGATTTACATTTAAAAAGAATGATGTTTTTAAATAGAGGAGAAATAGATATAGAAAATCTTAAAGAATCATTTCAACAAAACTATCGATTTATTAAAGATTTAAAGTCATTAAAAGTCCAAAAGATTCATTGGTATGAAGACCCAATAATGTATTATGAAAACCCTTCTCCACTAGATTATCAAAATATATTTGATTATTTTCATAATAAATATCAGGTTGTTCCTATAATGGGGAATCCTCTATCTATTCATGGTGAAATCAGTAAAAAAGGAGTATCTAAAAAATCAGGAATGGAGAAAGTGTTGGAGTATTTTCATGCAGATATCATAGATACATATGCAATTGGAGATGACTATAATGATCTTGAAATGCTTCAATATGCCAAGCATACCATTGCTATGGGACAGGCACCTAGAGAAATAAAAGAAGTTTGTGAATTTATCACAGATGATATTTATCATGAAGGATTTACAAAAGCAATGAATCATTATCAACTAATAAATGGGGATTAA
- a CDS encoding site-specific integrase yields MAISKIQNKKYGNTFQVDIRYKNTLGISKRHIKSGFKTFNEAKKYERDFKEQLEVLIEQGKSTNKTFNDIYYEYMEIEGEVKYARSTKVYYNVTHEMYVKDTIGNENMGSLKYMNLQQFFNKMSEKYNPPTLKNIKKLFAVTFKYALRVGYIRENPIPYIQIPKLQNERRVKVEIISDENLSKIIDALQTVKRTNPYSSGKNAEFTFKSYAMALIIGRYTGLRISETLALKRQDFDLENCCMTVRRKIEYSGLKAKDIHTTHQLKSAKSKGTVEISKLLCSYLKKWFEINPFEFVICDGKGNFIKPETLNHRLREVCKELNINFHYHMLRHTYATELVMSGVNPVVVKDLMRHSDISTTWSIYTHPQNEDQRKALDNLYMEMK; encoded by the coding sequence ATGGCAATATCAAAAATACAAAATAAAAAATATGGAAACACTTTTCAAGTAGATATTAGATACAAGAATACACTTGGCATATCAAAAAGACATATTAAAAGTGGGTTTAAAACTTTTAATGAAGCTAAAAAATATGAAAGAGATTTTAAAGAACAACTAGAAGTTTTAATAGAGCAGGGAAAAAGTACGAATAAAACATTTAATGATATTTATTATGAGTATATGGAAATAGAGGGAGAGGTCAAATATGCAAGATCAACAAAAGTATACTATAATGTAACTCATGAAATGTATGTGAAAGATACGATTGGAAATGAAAATATGGGTTCGTTAAAATACATGAATCTACAACAATTTTTTAATAAAATGTCGGAGAAATATAATCCACCAACACTTAAGAATATAAAAAAGTTGTTTGCAGTGACATTTAAGTATGCTTTACGAGTAGGATATATTAGAGAGAATCCAATACCATATATTCAAATTCCAAAGTTACAGAATGAAAGAAGAGTTAAGGTGGAAATCATAAGTGATGAGAATTTGTCAAAGATTATTGATGCTTTACAGACTGTTAAAAGAACAAATCCGTATTCATCAGGAAAGAATGCTGAATTTACCTTTAAGTCATATGCTATGGCTTTGATTATAGGGAGATATACAGGGTTAAGAATCAGTGAAACCCTAGCACTTAAAAGGCAAGACTTTGATCTTGAAAATTGCTGTATGACAGTGAGAAGAAAGATTGAATATTCTGGTTTAAAAGCTAAAGATATACATACAACTCATCAGTTAAAATCAGCAAAAAGCAAAGGAACAGTAGAAATAAGCAAACTGTTATGTAGCTATCTTAAAAAATGGTTTGAAATAAATCCATTTGAATTTGTGATATGTGATGGGAAAGGTAATTTTATCAAACCAGAAACCTTAAATCATAGATTACGTGAGGTCTGTAAAGAACTTAATATTAATTTTCATTATCATATGTTAAGACATACTTATGCAACAGAATTAGTCATGTCAGGAGTTAATCCTGTTGTTGTAAAAGATTTAATGAGGCATAGTGATATCAGTACAACTTGGAGCATATATACACATCCTCAAAATGAGGATCAAAGAAAGGCATTAGATAATCTTTATATGGAGATGAAATGA
- a CDS encoding PTS lactose/cellobiose transporter subunit IIA, translating to MDVEQIAFTIIAHAGEAKSLAYSALREAEKNNFEKAENLIKEARTEINQSHQSQTDLLTSEANGEKTPINVLLIHSQDHLMTSMLAIDFIQELIKIYKKTFEKE from the coding sequence ATGGATGTAGAACAAATTGCTTTTACAATTATTGCACATGCTGGTGAAGCAAAATCATTAGCATATTCAGCATTAAGAGAAGCTGAAAAAAACAATTTTGAAAAGGCAGAAAATCTTATTAAAGAAGCACGAACTGAAATTAATCAATCTCATCAAAGTCAAACTGATCTTCTTACGAGTGAAGCAAACGGAGAAAAAACACCTATTAATGTTTTACTTATTCATTCTCAGGATCATCTTATGACGAGCATGTTAGCTATTGATTTTATTCAGGAACTTATCAAGATTTACAAAAAGACATTTGAAAAGGAGTAA
- a CDS encoding 6-phospho-beta-glucosidase, with the protein MKRKQLGFPDHFLWGGATAANQCEGAHLEDGRGLGHIDLVPQGSERWNVMSGTLDSLQQKPNTYYPSMKGIDFYHHYKEDIALFAEMGFKVFRMSIDWARIFPLGIDEKPNEKGLQFYEDVFNELHLYGIEPLVTMTHYDIPLELVKRYNGWESRETIECFKKYVKTILTRYKGMVKYWLTFNEINCITSLPYYAAGVVIRSEEERLQQIYTAVHHELVASAWAVKIAHEIDKNNMVGCMLAAGVTYPYRCAPEDVWLAHASGRGKFFFSDVLVRGEYPEYKLKEFERIGFDIPFFKEDKEVLKNHTVDFISFSYYSSQLVCADQNVIAEKAEGNVFPTLRNPYLKEKDTAWKWQIDALGLRTTLNQFYERYQKPLFIAENGVGGIDTLENGRVHDEYHIHYLREHIKAMKDAITLDGVDLMGYTSWGCIDLVSASTGQMKKRYGYIYVDADDLGQGSYQRYKKDSFEWYKKVIATNGEDLD; encoded by the coding sequence ATGAAGAGGAAACAGTTGGGATTTCCTGATCACTTTCTATGGGGTGGAGCAACTGCAGCTAATCAATGTGAAGGTGCACATTTAGAGGATGGTAGAGGTTTAGGGCATATTGACCTTGTTCCTCAAGGAAGTGAAAGATGGAATGTTATGAGTGGAACATTAGATTCTTTACAACAAAAGCCTAATACGTATTATCCTAGTATGAAAGGTATAGATTTTTATCATCATTATAAAGAAGATATTGCGTTATTTGCAGAAATGGGATTTAAAGTATTTAGAATGTCTATTGATTGGGCAAGAATCTTCCCTCTTGGTATTGATGAAAAACCAAATGAAAAAGGTTTACAATTTTATGAAGATGTTTTTAATGAGTTACATCTTTATGGAATTGAGCCCCTAGTTACAATGACACATTATGATATCCCTTTAGAATTGGTTAAAAGATATAATGGATGGGAAAGTCGAGAAACCATAGAGTGTTTTAAAAAATATGTCAAAACCATTTTAACTAGATACAAGGGAATGGTGAAGTATTGGTTAACTTTTAATGAAATTAATTGTATTACATCTCTGCCATATTATGCAGCTGGTGTTGTTATTAGAAGTGAAGAGGAAAGACTGCAACAAATTTATACGGCAGTTCATCATGAACTTGTTGCCAGTGCATGGGCTGTAAAGATAGCTCATGAAATTGATAAAAACAATATGGTAGGATGTATGTTGGCAGCTGGAGTGACTTATCCATATCGTTGTGCTCCAGAGGATGTTTGGCTTGCTCATGCAAGTGGACGAGGAAAATTCTTCTTTTCTGATGTTCTTGTAAGAGGAGAGTATCCTGAATATAAGCTTAAAGAATTTGAAAGAATTGGGTTTGATATTCCATTTTTTAAAGAAGATAAGGAAGTGTTAAAAAATCATACAGTTGATTTTATATCTTTTTCTTACTATTCTTCACAGCTTGTTTGTGCAGATCAAAATGTGATTGCTGAAAAGGCTGAAGGGAATGTTTTTCCTACATTGAGAAATCCATATTTGAAAGAAAAGGATACAGCATGGAAGTGGCAAATTGATGCATTGGGGTTAAGAACAACACTTAATCAATTTTATGAACGTTATCAAAAACCTCTATTTATTGCTGAAAATGGGGTAGGTGGTATTGATACTTTAGAAAATGGTCGTGTGCATGATGAGTATCATATTCATTATCTTAGAGAACATATCAAGGCTATGAAGGATGCTATAACATTAGATGGTGTAGATTTAATGGGTTATACATCTTGGGGATGTATTGATTTGGTATCAGCTTCAACAGGTCAAATGAAAAAAAGGTATGGCTATATTTATGTTGATGCAGATGATTTAGGTCAAGGATCATATCAACGTTACAAAAAAGATTCATTTGAATGGTATAAAAAAGTTATTGCAACAAATGGTGAAGATTTAGATTAA
- a CDS encoding SDR family NAD(P)-dependent oxidoreductase gives MEKRVALVTGGLSGIGKGTVLELSKKGYDVVIFDIQDEKADAVIELCKEFKGNVVYKHCDLFKSNEIKEGFDFIQEKFGRLDCAFNNAGFGILSKPFGEVTEKEIDMELGILVKAHMMCMIHELRMMKENGYGRIVNTTSGAGLVSSQGMALYSACKHAISGLTKGVALDYATQNITVNAIAPGTIETELILPYKETKPDEYAMWAKANPSERFGQPYDIARVVVFLFEEDSDFINGTIIPVDSGCVAGTRQ, from the coding sequence ATGGAAAAAAGGGTTGCATTAGTAACAGGTGGATTAAGTGGAATTGGAAAGGGAACGGTATTAGAATTATCTAAAAAAGGATATGATGTTGTTATATTTGATATTCAAGATGAAAAAGCAGATGCTGTTATTGAATTATGTAAGGAATTTAAAGGAAATGTAGTTTACAAACATTGTGATTTATTTAAATCTAATGAAATAAAAGAAGGTTTTGATTTTATCCAAGAAAAATTTGGACGTTTAGATTGTGCTTTTAATAATGCAGGATTTGGAATTTTATCTAAACCATTTGGTGAGGTTACAGAAAAAGAAATTGATATGGAATTAGGTATTTTAGTTAAGGCACATATGATGTGTATGATACATGAGTTAAGAATGATGAAAGAAAATGGTTATGGTAGAATCGTGAATACAACTTCTGGAGCAGGTTTAGTCTCTAGTCAAGGAATGGCATTATACTCAGCTTGTAAACACGCTATTAGTGGTCTTACAAAAGGGGTGGCATTAGATTATGCTACACAAAATATTACTGTTAATGCTATTGCACCAGGAACAATTGAAACAGAATTGATCTTGCCATATAAGGAAACAAAGCCAGATGAATATGCAATGTGGGCAAAAGCTAATCCAAGTGAAAGATTTGGACAACCGTATGATATTGCTAGAGTGGTTGTTTTCTTATTTGAGGAAGATTCAGATTTTATTAATGGTACTATTATACCAGTAGATAGTGGTTGTGTCGCTGGAACAAGACAATAA
- a CDS encoding MerR family transcriptional regulator — MEYSAKEVMNFLNINRETLRHYENMGLIHPRIDDKTHYRYYTDFDIETIAECRKYRSADFSIKEIDKIKHIDSLSQYVSILEQKQEYYKKQSLYFYKLIHKNNETLDKLHSIINHSHLISIEELEECYLFPASYDFKHFFEDKDKYLNFTSTVHEDFAFTDFSLLIKKDDFINQKTNYIGGTSFSKDWIEFLNISVKHMIHVKKQKALSTIIIINEDFNINYSLFNPALQYIQDHHLVISGDIFATQIAKIHKNKNRYLKVWVPIQ, encoded by the coding sequence ATGGAATATAGTGCAAAAGAAGTTATGAATTTTTTAAATATTAACAGAGAAACATTAAGACATTATGAAAACATGGGATTAATTCATCCTCGTATTGATGATAAAACACATTATCGTTATTATACTGATTTTGATATTGAAACAATTGCTGAATGTAGAAAATATCGTTCAGCAGATTTTTCTATCAAAGAAATAGATAAAATAAAACATATTGATTCTCTTTCGCAATATGTTTCTATTCTTGAACAAAAGCAGGAATACTATAAAAAACAATCATTATATTTTTATAAACTTATTCATAAAAATAATGAAACGTTAGATAAATTACATTCTATCATCAATCATTCGCATTTAATATCTATTGAAGAATTAGAGGAATGCTACTTATTTCCAGCATCTTATGACTTTAAGCACTTTTTTGAAGATAAAGACAAATATTTAAATTTTACATCTACAGTACATGAAGATTTTGCATTTACTGATTTTTCACTTCTTATTAAAAAAGATGATTTTATCAATCAGAAGACTAATTATATTGGTGGTACTTCTTTTAGTAAAGATTGGATAGAATTTCTAAATATTTCTGTTAAGCATATGATTCATGTCAAAAAACAAAAAGCGCTCAGTACCATTATTATCATTAATGAAGATTTTAACATTAATTATTCTCTTTTTAACCCAGCATTACAATATATCCAAGATCATCATCTTGTGATTTCTGGTGATATATTTGCGACTCAAATAGCTAAAATTCATAAGAATAAAAATAGATATTTAAAAGTCTGGGTTCCTATTCAATAA
- a CDS encoding helix-turn-helix domain-containing protein: MDSLQMLTQAQLMKLLNCSESHVTFLREMGIIPAIRTGRNYMFSPRAVSNFYMDYEGLDVSSRIKAIQSKQIVNARKKI; this comes from the coding sequence GTGGATAGTTTACAAATGCTTACACAAGCTCAATTAATGAAATTGCTTAATTGTTCAGAAAGCCATGTGACTTTTCTAAGGGAGATGGGAATTATTCCTGCAATTCGCACTGGAAGAAATTATATGTTTTCTCCTAGGGCAGTCAGTAATTTTTATATGGATTATGAGGGATTGGATGTAAGCAGTAGAATCAAGGCTATTCAAAGCAAGCAAATTGTTAATGCTCGAAAGAAAATTTGA
- a CDS encoding MATE family efflux transporter: MNVDMSKRQDLFETMPIMKAIMIMSLPMVLSSLVTILYNLSDTFFVATLNDSLQTAAVTLSAPILLSFNIVNNLFGVGSSSLMSRMLGIKKFDIVKKVSNICFYCCVGCGVIFSLLFIFFEHEFLVILGVDLQTMAATQEYMFWTVKLGATPAILNVVMAYLVRSEGASLQASIGTMSGCFLNIILDPFFVLPQYLNMGVAGAGMATFISNCIACLYFIVFIMLKRKQTFIDISLLSFHWDWKIIKEIFVVGIPAAIQNLLSVISMTVLNHFTVFYGVDAVSAMGISHKIVMIPLQVVLGFSQGIMPLISYNYANRNVQRMRNVLYVSLKFSISILIVLCIIFMMFASYLMSIFVDIPHVIQMGSVLIRFSCVQLPFLCIDYVTVCVFQACGLGGYALIFAILRKIVLEIPFLYLWDYLYPFYGLSIATPTTEVILAIIAIIKLKKILTEQTKRL; encoded by the coding sequence ATGAATGTAGATATGAGTAAAAGGCAAGACTTGTTTGAAACAATGCCAATTATGAAGGCAATTATGATAATGTCCTTACCGATGGTTTTGAGTTCACTTGTTACGATATTATATAATCTTTCTGATACATTCTTTGTTGCAACATTGAATGATTCGTTGCAAACTGCTGCTGTGACTTTATCTGCTCCTATTTTACTTTCTTTTAATATTGTTAATAATTTATTTGGTGTTGGTAGTTCAAGTTTGATGAGTCGTATGCTAGGGATAAAAAAATTTGATATAGTCAAAAAAGTTTCAAATATTTGTTTTTATTGTTGTGTTGGGTGTGGGGTCATTTTTTCTCTGTTATTTATATTTTTTGAACATGAATTTTTAGTGATTTTAGGTGTAGATTTGCAAACTATGGCTGCTACACAAGAGTATATGTTTTGGACAGTAAAATTAGGTGCTACACCAGCAATATTAAACGTTGTAATGGCTTATTTAGTTCGTTCTGAAGGTGCCTCACTACAAGCAAGTATTGGAACGATGAGTGGGTGCTTTTTAAATATTATATTAGATCCGTTCTTTGTATTACCACAATATTTGAATATGGGAGTAGCTGGTGCTGGAATGGCAACATTTATATCTAATTGTATAGCTTGCTTGTATTTTATTGTTTTTATAATGCTTAAAAGAAAGCAGACATTTATTGATATTTCACTATTATCATTTCATTGGGATTGGAAAATAATTAAAGAAATCTTTGTTGTAGGAATACCAGCAGCTATCCAAAATTTATTAAGTGTTATAAGCATGACAGTACTTAATCATTTTACTGTTTTTTATGGTGTTGATGCTGTTTCTGCAATGGGTATATCACATAAAATTGTTATGATTCCACTACAAGTTGTTTTGGGGTTCTCTCAAGGAATTATGCCGCTTATAAGTTATAATTATGCTAATAGAAATGTTCAAAGAATGAGGAATGTATTATATGTATCGCTTAAATTTTCAATTTCAATACTAATTGTTTTGTGTATTATATTTATGATGTTTGCTTCATATCTTATGAGCATTTTTGTGGATATTCCTCATGTAATACAAATGGGAAGTGTATTAATCAGATTTTCGTGTGTACAACTTCCGTTTTTATGTATAGATTATGTTACTGTATGTGTTTTTCAAGCGTGTGGGTTAGGAGGTTATGCTCTCATTTTTGCCATATTAAGAAAAATAGTTTTGGAAATACCATTTCTTTATTTATGGGATTATCTTTATCCATTTTATGGTCTTAGCATTGCAACTCCAACAACAGAAGTGATTCTAGCCATAATAGCAATTATAAAGTTGAAAAAAATTTTAACAGAACAGACGAAAAGGCTATAA
- a CDS encoding PTS sugar transporter subunit IIB, whose protein sequence is MKILLCCANGLSTSILMQKMRKWGKEKGIELEVIAKPSSDIENVYKDYDCILVGPQIAYQLEEIKGIAVGKPVDKINPADYGLGNVENIMKQVHKLLDK, encoded by the coding sequence ATGAAAATATTATTATGTTGTGCCAATGGACTTTCTACAAGCATATTGATGCAAAAAATGAGAAAATGGGGAAAAGAAAAAGGAATAGAGTTAGAGGTTATTGCAAAACCTTCAAGCGATATTGAAAATGTATATAAAGATTATGATTGTATTTTGGTAGGGCCACAAATTGCTTATCAATTGGAAGAAATTAAGGGTATTGCGGTAGGAAAACCTGTTGATAAAATTAATCCAGCTGATTATGGTTTAGGAAATGTTGAAAACATAATGAAGCAGGTTCATAAATTATTAGATAAATAG
- a CDS encoding PTS sugar transporter subunit IIC, with the protein MEKFMKFLNEKLTPLANFFGRQRHLLAMQRGFMAMISFIFIGAVFMIIANPPVTADMVANGGILSIFSGWVNFAAKYKMVILIPFNMTMGMLGVIAAFAIAYNLASSYKMSAMSSALTSAIIFMLTAAPAGYYALADGSVASMMKTTYLGSQGLFTAIVVAIVTVEVTRFCLSHHLTIRLPESVPPFISETFSLIIPGVLNTIIFFGGNLLIQAYDPTMTLPALIEFVLGKPLGGLCNTWPGAIALCIISSLFWCCGLHGTMILMPFTTAIGMQVATRNMELVAAGKDIIFQPAMFGDAGNLLGGAGNTFSFVLLCLLLAHSKQLKAFGKATIIPSFCRISEPVLYGAPIAFNPILMIPFIVGTLLSNALYTICCMTGLITPIYLQVAGTFPIFINSFIKCLDFRIIIFEIVLIAILAVVWYPFFKIYDSQLGTKEKMKEEEIDSNNIEESIA; encoded by the coding sequence ATGGAAAAATTTATGAAATTTTTAAATGAAAAACTAACACCTCTTGCAAATTTCTTTGGTAGACAGCGTCATTTATTAGCTATGCAAAGAGGTTTCATGGCAATGATTAGTTTTATATTTATTGGTGCTGTATTCATGATTATTGCCAATCCACCAGTTACAGCGGATATGGTAGCGAATGGTGGGATATTATCCATCTTTTCAGGATGGGTTAATTTTGCAGCAAAATATAAAATGGTTATATTGATTCCATTTAATATGACAATGGGAATGTTAGGTGTTATTGCTGCTTTTGCAATTGCTTATAACTTAGCATCAAGTTACAAAATGTCAGCAATGAGCTCAGCATTAACATCAGCAATCATCTTTATGTTAACTGCTGCACCTGCTGGATATTATGCATTGGCAGATGGGTCAGTTGCATCTATGATGAAAACAACATATTTAGGATCACAAGGATTGTTTACAGCAATTGTTGTGGCAATAGTAACAGTGGAAGTAACAAGATTCTGTTTAAGCCATCATTTGACAATTCGTCTTCCTGAATCTGTACCACCATTTATTTCAGAAACTTTTAGTTTAATTATTCCAGGTGTCCTTAATACTATTATTTTCTTTGGTGGAAATTTATTGATTCAAGCATATGATCCAACAATGACACTACCAGCACTAATTGAATTTGTATTAGGTAAACCATTAGGTGGATTATGTAATACTTGGCCAGGTGCTATTGCTTTATGTATCATTAGTTCATTATTCTGGTGCTGTGGGCTTCATGGAACAATGATTTTGATGCCTTTTACAACAGCTATTGGTATGCAAGTTGCAACACGAAATATGGAATTAGTCGCAGCTGGTAAAGATATTATTTTCCAACCTGCAATGTTTGGTGATGCTGGAAATTTATTAGGGGGAGCAGGTAATACATTTAGTTTTGTTCTCTTATGTCTTTTATTAGCACATTCAAAACAATTAAAGGCTTTTGGAAAAGCAACAATTATTCCAAGTTTTTGCAGGATAAGTGAACCAGTATTATATGGCGCACCAATTGCCTTTAATCCTATTTTGATGATTCCATTTATTGTAGGAACATTGCTTAGTAATGCTTTATATACTATTTGTTGTATGACAGGATTAATTACACCAATTTATTTGCAAGTTGCTGGAACATTCCCGATTTTTATTAACAGTTTTATCAAATGTTTGGATTTTCGAATTATTATATTTGAAATTGTCCTTATTGCTATTCTTGCGGTTGTTTGGTATCCATTCTTTAAAATTTATGATAGTCAATTAGGTACAAAAGAAAAAATGAAAGAAGAAGAAATAGATAGTAATAACATTGAGGAGAGTATTGCTTAA